The Salvia splendens isolate huo1 chromosome 20, SspV2, whole genome shotgun sequence nucleotide sequence TTTTTGCTTAATCtgtaaaagaaaaattaaaggaTATAATGATATGGGGTAATATTGAATGTAAAATAAATTGACATGGTAAAATATCATAGGTGGccaaaaaagagagaaagattAAGAACCAGATAGAGCGGAGGAGGGGCAAATGCGGCAGTGAGGCCGAAGAGGGTGGTGCGGCCTCCGCATTTCACACCATAGAGACGAGCCGAAAAAGCATATCCACCCCCTCCATGTGtagaaatatactccctccatccttgGCAATTAACCAAATAACCCAAGCTAATCTTGACCTGATAGTAATACTATAAACCGAACATGCGGTAATAAGATACTCCATATTGTTATGTTTGCAATTGTCTTGACACATACtcctactactatatatatatgtaatgtaAATAATGATAGTTATATGAATAAATATTGTGAGATATCGATTGGATGAATTGATAGGCTAGTTATGTGATGAATTGAGAGTGGCAGAATGCAGAATTTGTTTGAGAACAAGGTTTCTGGCTCTATTTATGGTCATGAAACACAAGTACAAATGTTCTTCCAACTCATCCAACTGCTCCATGAAGCTCTGGTTATTCTTCTTCAGCTGGCAAGCCACTTCCTCACTACCTTGCAGCCCATCATCCCTTCTCTGCACCCACAGTTGCACCAACCCATCCACCCGCTCCAGCTCGTTGTTAAGCCGGGCCACCAGCCGGCCTATCGTGTCCAAGTCCCTGATCAGTATGTAAGTCCCCTTAGCCGCCGTGTCCAGCTGAGCCGACCACCTAGCCAGCTCCTCCATCGAAGCCAGCTCCACCATCACGGTTGGCGCGGCCACCAGCATCACGAAAGCATGAGCCGCCACGACCACCACCAGCGAAACCGTGACGGCCACCAGGAGAAGAGCTGACCCGAGCTTCACCTTCTCGAGGCGTCGGAGCTTCAACAGCGCCTTGTCACGACGTGACTCGAGCTGTCTGAGCAGGTCGGAGCAACCGGCTTGCACGGCTCGGAGACGGCTCATCGATGCGCCTAGCAAGGAGAAGGGGTTGGATCTTGAGAATAAGGTCACCCGGGTCACCACTACGGGTAAATGGTTTATTTTCGATGGGTCTTCCAAGGATTTGAATTTCTTCCTTATGTGGTTAATATCTTTGAGGAGAAGCCCGCAAAGATGAGAAGCACAAGAGGTATTGCCGAAGTAGTCGGTCAAGAGAGGTGAAATCTTTGGGTGGATGCGGGTCGTGCTCAGGATCCGTTTTACAGTGGGCTGATCCGGATCCAAGAGATTCTCCGCGAACAGCCGGTACGAAGGCAGCCGAGCTGCTGTTTTGGAGCCCAGACTTCTGTGAGGGGTGAGCTGCCGTCGGTTTAAGGCAAGAACGTGTGTCCAAAAATCAGTGTAAGATTCCGTCCGAAAAGCTTTAGCGTATTCTTTGCGTATGTCCAAAATTTCTGGGTTCGACTCATTTGGTTCGGTCGCTTCCCATGCATGGATAAAATAGGTCAGATATAACCAAACCCTAGCTATCATATGAGGAGTGATTCATTAAGTATTTAGATATTCATATTTTCGATGCATGTACATACCTCAACAAGACCAATCTAATTGGAgataagtagtagtagtagtagtatttaggTGAAATGATTGAGaaattatatagtataaaaaaAACGAACTTACAATTGGATGAGAACAAGGTCTTGATTTTGGAATGAAGTTTGATCTTCATCCACCTCTATCAGCTCTTATGATGAATGTGTATCCTAGTTTTTTCCAActtttgattgaggaaaaagaTATGAGAAACAAGAAAGTATTTGATACATGCATTTACTTCTGAATGAATGAATTAACtgatatatggagtataattgCGTCAAATGTATATACCTTGGTGGTAGAGAGGATTAATTTATGATTTCATGGACCGATCGAAGAGGACTAATGATACTTTTCACCTTTTATAATTGTGTGGATAACTTTTCTTATAAGTATTGAATTAATTGGTTGTAAGTTAAGCATGAGAAAATATTTGCTTCAATGTATCTTAGAAGGAAAACTTGGAAAGATGTGGGGAAAAAGATTGCGTTCCTAAATTTTGTTCTACACAACTCTATAAAATTCTACTATTATATGAtgatagtactccatccgttctcTGATAGtcgagtcatttttctatttcggaaAGTTCCCTTATAGTTaagtcattttcatatatagttACTTTAATCTCTCTCTTACactactctctcttactttattctctctactgtattcact carries:
- the LOC121781460 gene encoding UPF0496 protein At3g49070-like, with product MKIKLHSKIKTLFSSNSTEPNESNPEILDIRKEYAKAFRTESYTDFWTHVLALNRRQLTPHRSLGSKTAARLPSYRLFAENLLDPDQPTVKRILSTTRIHPKISPLLTDYFGNTSCASHLCGLLLKDINHIRKKFKSLEDPSKINHLPVVVTRVTLFSRSNPFSLLGASMSRLRAVQAGCSDLLRQLESRRDKALLKLRRLEKVKLGSALLLVAVTVSLVVVVAAHAFVMLVAAPTVMVELASMEELARWSAQLDTAAKGTYILIRDLDTIGRLVARLNNELERVDGLVQLWVQRRDDGLQGSEEVACQLKKNNQSFMEQLDELEEHLYLCFMTINRARNLVLKQILHSATLNSSHN